From Musa acuminata AAA Group cultivar baxijiao unplaced genomic scaffold, Cavendish_Baxijiao_AAA HiC_scaffold_412, whole genome shotgun sequence, a single genomic window includes:
- the LOC135658709 gene encoding uncharacterized protein LOC135658709 codes for MVRVLDYGRADGCIILFVVEAHGKTGIPKVVETWGQPNASSCVLAASYSDHKTDPLLAVARKNGSVECLNPINGEALGITKIDQPLSLDGSLNDDHVVGLHLFKTKGIDVPSRSVSLLTCLEKGNACLRSIPVGDAPENSTTASHITWNVCSSGKIICSSVDKSENYALFGG; via the exons atGGTCagggttctcgactacgggagggctgacgggtgcatTATCCTTTTTG TTGTCGAAGCTCATGGAAAGACTGGAATTCCAAAGGTGGTAGAAACATGGGGGCAGCCAAATGCTTCATCTTGTGTCCTTGCTGCTTCTTATTCTGATCACAAAACTGATCCG CTTTTGGCTGTTGCTCGCAAGAATGGTTCG GTTGAGTGTCTAAATCCTATTAATGGAGAGGCTTTGGGCATCACTAAGATCGATCAACCCTTATCACTGGATGGCTCTCTTAATGATGATCATGTTGTTGGATTGCATCTCTTCAAAACTAAAGGAATCGATGTTCCATCAAG GTCAGTTTCATTACTTACCTGTCTGGAAAAGGGTAATGCTTGCTTGAGGTCCATTCCCGTCGGTGATGCGCCAGAAAACTCAACTACTGCTTCTCATATTACATGGAATGTATGCTCTTCTGGTAAAATAATATGTTCTTCAGTGGATAAAAGTGAGAATTATGCCTTATTTGGAGGGTAA